Proteins encoded by one window of Acuticoccus sp. MNP-M23:
- a CDS encoding L-iditol 2-dehydrogenase, with amino-acid sequence MKRLDGKCALITGSARGIGRAFAEAYVNEGAKVVIGDIDIDRARRTAGEIGEAATAIRMDVTDQASIDNAVAASIDAMGRIDILINNAALFTAAPIADITRADYDRVFAINVSGTLFTMQAVARHMIARGGGGKIINMASQAGRRGEALVAVYCATKAAVISLTQSAGLGLIGHGINVNAIAPGVVDGEHWEGVDAFFAKLEGKAPGQKKREVGESVPYGRMGVAKDLTGMAVFLATPEADYIVAQTYNVDGGQWMN; translated from the coding sequence ATGAAGCGGCTCGACGGCAAGTGCGCCCTCATCACGGGCTCGGCCCGCGGCATCGGCCGCGCCTTCGCCGAGGCCTACGTGAACGAGGGCGCAAAAGTGGTGATCGGTGACATCGACATCGACCGGGCAAGACGCACCGCCGGCGAAATCGGAGAGGCGGCCACCGCGATCCGGATGGACGTCACCGACCAGGCGAGCATCGACAATGCCGTCGCAGCGTCCATCGACGCGATGGGCCGGATCGACATTCTCATCAACAACGCGGCCCTCTTCACCGCGGCCCCCATCGCCGACATCACACGCGCGGACTATGACCGCGTGTTCGCCATCAATGTTTCGGGCACCCTCTTCACCATGCAGGCGGTGGCGCGGCACATGATCGCGCGGGGCGGCGGCGGCAAGATCATCAACATGGCAAGCCAGGCCGGCCGGCGGGGCGAGGCGCTCGTGGCGGTCTATTGCGCCACCAAGGCGGCCGTCATCAGCCTCACCCAGTCCGCCGGGTTGGGCCTCATCGGTCACGGCATCAACGTCAACGCCATCGCCCCCGGCGTGGTGGACGGCGAGCACTGGGAGGGGGTCGATGCCTTTTTCGCAAAGCTGGAGGGCAAGGCACCGGGCCAGAAAAAGCGCGAGGTCGGCGAGAGCGTTCCCTATGGCCGCATGGGTGTCGCCAAGGATCTGACGGGCATGGCGGTCTTCCTCGCCACACCGGAAGCAGACTATATCGTGGCGCAGACCTACAACGTCGATGGTGGCCAGTGGATGAATTGA
- a CDS encoding mannitol dehydrogenase family protein has protein sequence MDELTTLSNDSLNRLPANVARPRYDRAALSHGIVHIGLGNFHRAHQSWYLHRLMQDGHAHDFAIVGAGVRPADSAMRDKLLAQDGLTTLIELDPTGMGAEVVGAMIDFCPIAADNAPLVAALADPATRIASLTVTEGGYYQDAAGHSLDGSHADIRHDAASPERPRTAFGAIVAALKQRRANGQPAFTVQSCDNLQGNGAIARQTVTGLARLSDPALADWIEQNVSFPNAMVDCIVPATGPHEIALARQFGIADAAPVTHENFRQWVMEDDFCAGRPPWELAGATFTSDVHAYEIMKLRVLNAGHQIIANPGELLSLDTIADCMASEAVRTYFAKVAETEILPHVDPVPEMTPQAYFQQTRTRFSNTAIGDTTRRVAFDGSSRHAGFVLPTVRERLAAGGAVDGLALVEALWARMARGTREDGTEIAANDPDWDRLVAVAKAARARPEAWLDQNPFYGDLKDAEAFVQPFCRWMRFIDENGTEAALAHYSA, from the coding sequence GTGGATGAATTGACGACGCTGTCGAATGACAGCCTGAACCGCCTTCCCGCCAATGTCGCCCGGCCGCGCTACGACCGTGCGGCCCTGTCGCACGGGATCGTGCACATCGGGCTCGGCAATTTTCATCGCGCCCACCAGTCGTGGTATCTCCACCGCCTGATGCAGGACGGGCATGCGCACGACTTTGCCATTGTCGGCGCCGGTGTCCGCCCGGCAGACAGCGCCATGCGCGACAAGCTTCTGGCGCAGGACGGGCTGACCACCCTCATCGAGCTGGACCCCACGGGCATGGGCGCCGAGGTGGTCGGGGCGATGATCGACTTCTGCCCCATCGCCGCCGACAACGCGCCGCTGGTCGCAGCCCTTGCCGATCCCGCCACCCGGATCGCATCGCTGACGGTGACCGAAGGCGGCTACTATCAGGACGCCGCCGGCCACAGCCTTGACGGCAGCCACGCCGATATCCGCCACGACGCCGCCAGTCCGGAGCGCCCGCGCACGGCATTCGGCGCCATTGTCGCGGCGCTGAAACAGCGGCGCGCGAACGGGCAGCCGGCCTTCACCGTGCAGTCGTGCGACAACCTCCAGGGCAATGGCGCCATCGCCCGGCAGACCGTCACTGGCCTCGCCCGCCTGTCCGACCCCGCCCTTGCGGACTGGATCGAGCAAAATGTCAGCTTCCCCAACGCGATGGTGGATTGCATCGTCCCCGCCACCGGGCCGCACGAGATCGCGCTGGCGCGGCAGTTCGGCATCGCGGATGCCGCGCCCGTCACCCACGAGAATTTCCGCCAGTGGGTGATGGAAGACGATTTCTGCGCAGGCCGCCCGCCGTGGGAGCTTGCCGGCGCCACATTCACCAGTGACGTGCACGCCTACGAAATCATGAAGCTGCGCGTTCTCAACGCAGGCCACCAGATCATCGCCAATCCCGGCGAGCTCTTGTCGCTGGACACCATTGCCGACTGCATGGCGAGCGAGGCGGTGCGGACCTATTTCGCCAAGGTCGCCGAGACCGAGATCCTGCCACACGTCGATCCCGTGCCGGAGATGACCCCGCAGGCATATTTCCAGCAGACCCGAACGCGCTTTTCCAACACCGCCATCGGCGACACCACGCGCCGGGTGGCTTTCGACGGATCTTCCCGGCACGCGGGCTTTGTGCTTCCCACGGTGCGCGAGCGGCTGGCGGCCGGCGGCGCGGTGGACGGCCTTGCGCTGGTGGAGGCGCTGTGGGCGCGCATGGCGCGCGGCACCCGCGAAGACGGGACCGAAATCGCCGCCAACGATCCCGATTGGGACCGCCTCGTCGCAGTTGCCAAGGCAGCGCGCGCCAGGCCTGAGGCCTGGCTGGACCAGAACCCGTTCTACGGCGACCTCAAGGATGCCGAGGCGTTCGTGCAACCCTTCTGCCGCTGGATGCGGTTCATCGACGAAAACGGAACCGAAGCCGCGCTCGCACACTACAGCGCCTGA
- a CDS encoding carbohydrate ABC transporter permease: protein MARAVSTQRKALNTLIAWSIGLLIFFPILWTVLTSFKTEAVAIADPPVFLFFDWTLENYAVVQERSDYVRFLWNSIIIAGGSTLLGIIVAVPAAWSMAFVPSRRTKDILLWMLSTKMLPAVGVLYPIYLIFIELGLLDTRFGLTIVLMLINLPIIVWMLYTYFKEIPGEILEAARMDGASLREEIIFVLTPMALPGIASTMLLNVILAWNEAFWTLNLTAANAAPLTAFIASYSSPEGLFYAKLSAASTMAIAPILVLGWFAQKQLVRGLTFGAVK from the coding sequence ATGGCACGCGCCGTCAGCACCCAGCGCAAAGCGCTCAACACCCTCATCGCCTGGTCGATCGGACTGCTGATCTTCTTCCCGATCCTGTGGACCGTCCTCACCAGCTTCAAGACCGAGGCGGTGGCCATCGCCGACCCGCCGGTGTTCCTGTTCTTCGACTGGACGCTGGAGAACTACGCCGTCGTCCAGGAGCGCTCCGACTATGTCCGCTTCCTGTGGAACTCGATCATCATTGCCGGCGGTTCGACGCTGCTCGGCATCATCGTGGCCGTTCCGGCCGCATGGTCCATGGCGTTCGTCCCTTCCAGGCGCACCAAGGACATTCTCCTCTGGATGCTCTCCACCAAGATGCTGCCGGCGGTGGGCGTCCTTTACCCGATCTACCTGATCTTCATCGAGCTTGGCCTTCTCGACACGCGGTTCGGCCTCACCATCGTGCTGATGCTGATCAACCTGCCGATCATCGTCTGGATGCTCTACACCTACTTCAAGGAGATTCCGGGTGAGATCCTCGAAGCGGCGAGGATGGACGGTGCAAGCCTGCGCGAGGAAATCATCTTCGTGCTCACGCCAATGGCACTGCCGGGCATTGCCTCGACAATGCTGCTCAACGTCATTCTGGCGTGGAACGAGGCATTCTGGACCCTGAACCTGACGGCGGCCAACGCAGCCCCGCTGACAGCCTTCATTGCCAGTTATTCCAGCCCCGAAGGGCTGTTCTACGCCAAGCTCAGTGCCGCTTCCACGATGGCGATTGCCCCGATCCTCGTGCTCGGCTGGTTTGCCCAGAAGCAGCTTGTCCGAGGCCTCACCTTCGGCGCGGTGAAATAG
- the cls gene encoding cardiolipin synthase, with the protein MIIASLIFLIGTACIIRVLLRPHRDPASRLAWIAVVLAVPLFGVIAYILLGETNIGRNRVVRLRRIVAGLPRPHDIEGWDRALPPQEAHDPYEQLFNVGRSISGYGAVTGNRATLMPDSDATIDKMVADIDAARAHVHLMFYIWLPDTNGTKMADALKSAAGRGVVCRAMVDDLGSRALINSPHWAEMAKAGIRLARALEVGNLLIRAVVGRVDLRNHRKILVIDNEITYCGSQNCADPAFLPKAAYAPWVDAVMRFEGPVVRQNQHLFACDWMESHDEDIGGVVQAPLGTVEPGFTAQVVASGPTTRASAMPEMFQSVMYAARRELVITTPYYVPDEATQSALCAAANRGVRVIIVFPARNDDFAVGAASRSYYLDLLTAGATIFEYQPGLLHTKSMTIDGAVTLIGSANMDRRSFDLNYENNILLHDPDLTAQMRARQDAYIADSREVILAEVEAWPWTKRLWNNTLAIVGPLL; encoded by the coding sequence ATGATCATCGCGTCTCTCATATTTCTGATCGGGACGGCCTGCATCATCCGTGTTCTCTTGCGGCCGCACCGGGACCCGGCTTCCCGTCTGGCGTGGATTGCCGTCGTGCTGGCCGTGCCGCTGTTCGGCGTGATCGCCTACATTCTTCTTGGCGAGACGAATATCGGCCGCAACCGCGTTGTCCGGCTGAGGCGGATCGTGGCTGGCCTCCCGCGCCCTCACGATATTGAAGGGTGGGACAGGGCGCTGCCGCCGCAGGAGGCGCACGACCCCTACGAGCAGCTCTTCAACGTCGGCCGGTCGATCAGCGGATACGGCGCGGTTACCGGAAACCGGGCGACGCTCATGCCGGATTCGGATGCGACCATCGACAAGATGGTCGCCGATATCGACGCTGCCCGCGCCCACGTCCACCTGATGTTCTATATCTGGCTGCCGGACACCAACGGCACCAAAATGGCCGATGCCCTGAAGAGCGCCGCGGGGCGCGGCGTCGTCTGCCGCGCCATGGTCGACGATCTCGGCTCTCGCGCCCTGATCAACAGCCCCCACTGGGCCGAAATGGCGAAGGCCGGCATCAGGCTGGCGCGGGCGCTCGAGGTCGGCAATCTGCTGATCCGGGCCGTTGTGGGGCGTGTGGATCTTCGCAATCACCGCAAGATCCTGGTGATCGACAACGAGATAACTTACTGCGGCAGCCAGAATTGCGCTGATCCCGCCTTCTTGCCCAAGGCGGCCTATGCGCCCTGGGTGGACGCCGTGATGCGTTTCGAGGGACCGGTCGTCCGCCAGAACCAGCACCTGTTTGCCTGCGACTGGATGGAGTCCCACGACGAGGATATCGGCGGCGTGGTGCAGGCGCCGCTCGGAACGGTTGAGCCCGGCTTCACGGCGCAGGTGGTCGCCAGCGGCCCGACGACCCGCGCATCCGCAATGCCGGAGATGTTTCAGAGCGTGATGTATGCAGCACGCCGGGAGCTCGTGATCACGACGCCCTATTATGTCCCCGACGAAGCCACCCAGAGCGCCCTTTGCGCGGCGGCAAACAGGGGCGTTCGCGTCATCATCGTCTTTCCGGCGCGCAACGACGATTTTGCCGTCGGCGCCGCGAGCCGCAGCTACTATCTGGACCTTCTCACCGCGGGCGCCACCATCTTCGAATATCAGCCCGGCCTCCTGCACACCAAGTCGATGACCATCGACGGCGCGGTGACGCTGATCGGCTCGGCGAACATGGACCGTCGCAGTTTCGACCTGAACTACGAAAACAATATCCTGCTGCACGACCCTGACCTCACGGCTCAGATGCGCGCCCGGCAGGACGCGTACATTGCCGACAGCCGCGAGGTGATCCTTGCCGAGGTCGAGGCCTGGCCGTGGACGAAGCGGCTCTGGAACAACACCCTGGCCATTGTCGGCCCCCTGCTCTGA
- a CDS encoding ABC transporter ATP-binding protein, translating into MGRIVLEKVEKSFGDVTVIPPLDLEINDGEFVVFVGPSGCGKSTLLRLIAGLEDVSGGTIRIDGADATTIPPAKRGLAMVFQSYALYPHMSVRKNIAFPLRMAKMDKAEQNRRITQAADVLNLTDYLERRPGQLSGGQRQRVAIGRAIVREPSAFLFDEPLSNLDAALRVGMRLEISELHNRLDTTMVYVTHDQVEAMTMADKIVVLQAGRIEQVGSPLELYRNPRNRFVAGFIGSPKMNIIEGPEAAGHDAHAIGIRPEHITPSATEGPWQGKIGVSEHLGSDTFFHVHMEGRDEPVTVRARGEVDMHHGQTIHLTPDPEHIHRFDRDGLRVA; encoded by the coding sequence ATGGGACGTATCGTTCTCGAAAAGGTCGAGAAGTCGTTCGGCGACGTGACCGTCATTCCCCCGCTCGACCTTGAGATCAACGACGGCGAGTTCGTGGTCTTCGTCGGCCCGTCAGGCTGCGGAAAGTCGACGCTGCTGCGCCTGATTGCAGGGCTGGAAGATGTCTCCGGCGGCACGATCCGGATCGACGGGGCCGACGCCACGACGATCCCGCCCGCCAAGCGCGGGCTTGCGATGGTGTTCCAGTCCTATGCGCTCTACCCGCACATGAGCGTGCGCAAGAACATCGCCTTTCCGCTGCGCATGGCAAAGATGGACAAGGCCGAGCAGAACCGCCGCATCACCCAGGCCGCCGACGTTCTCAACCTGACCGACTATCTGGAGCGGCGGCCCGGCCAGCTGTCCGGCGGCCAGCGCCAGCGCGTTGCCATCGGCCGCGCCATCGTGCGCGAACCGTCAGCCTTCCTGTTCGACGAGCCGCTGTCCAACCTCGACGCGGCACTGCGCGTCGGAATGCGCCTTGAAATCAGCGAGCTGCACAACCGGCTCGACACCACCATGGTCTACGTGACCCACGACCAGGTGGAGGCGATGACGATGGCCGACAAGATTGTGGTGCTTCAGGCCGGCCGCATCGAGCAGGTGGGCAGCCCGCTGGAGCTTTACCGCAATCCGCGCAACCGCTTCGTGGCAGGCTTCATCGGCTCGCCGAAAATGAACATCATCGAGGGGCCCGAGGCGGCCGGCCACGATGCCCACGCCATCGGCATCCGGCCCGAGCACATCACCCCCTCGGCCACCGAAGGCCCGTGGCAGGGCAAGATCGGCGTGTCCGAACACCTTGGCTCGGACACGTTCTTCCACGTCCACATGGAAGGAAGGGACGAGCCCGTGACCGTGCGCGCCCGCGGCGAGGTGGACATGCACCACGGCCAGACCATCCACCTCACCCCCGACCCCGAACACATCCACCGGTTCGACCGCGACGGACTGCGCGTGGCATGA
- a CDS encoding sugar ABC transporter permease gives MATQHSRTAARVMMAPAVILLLGWMLVPLCMTLYFSFKKYLPLRGGDLGWAGFDNYVRFVTSSAFWPSVQATLIIVGGVLIITVVLGIVLALLLDQPMWGQGIVRILVIAPFFVMPTVSALVWKNMFMDPVNGLFAHLWQFFGFAPIEWLSQASLQSIILIVAWQWLPFATLILLTAVQSLDGEQLEAAEMDGAPPVSRFISIILPHLARAVTVVVLIQTIFLLSIFAEIFVTTQGSFGTRTLTYLIYQRVLESQNVGLGSAGGIYAVILANIVAIFLMRIVGKNLDK, from the coding sequence ATGGCCACCCAACATTCCCGCACCGCCGCAAGGGTGATGATGGCACCCGCCGTCATCCTGCTTTTGGGCTGGATGCTCGTTCCCTTGTGCATGACGCTGTATTTCTCGTTCAAGAAATACCTGCCCTTGCGCGGCGGAGACCTCGGCTGGGCCGGGTTCGACAATTACGTCCGCTTCGTGACCTCCAGCGCGTTCTGGCCAAGCGTCCAGGCCACGCTCATCATCGTCGGCGGCGTCCTCATCATCACCGTGGTCCTGGGCATCGTCCTCGCGCTGCTGCTGGATCAGCCCATGTGGGGCCAGGGGATCGTGCGCATCCTCGTGATTGCGCCGTTCTTCGTCATGCCCACCGTGTCTGCTCTGGTGTGGAAGAACATGTTCATGGATCCCGTGAACGGCCTCTTCGCGCACCTGTGGCAATTCTTCGGCTTCGCGCCCATCGAGTGGCTCAGCCAGGCATCGCTGCAATCCATCATCCTGATTGTCGCGTGGCAGTGGCTGCCGTTCGCAACGCTCATCCTTCTGACCGCAGTACAGTCGCTGGATGGCGAGCAGCTGGAGGCCGCCGAAATGGATGGCGCGCCGCCGGTCTCGCGCTTCATTAGCATCATTTTGCCGCATCTTGCCCGTGCTGTGACGGTGGTCGTCCTCATCCAGACGATCTTCCTGCTCTCGATCTTTGCGGAAATCTTCGTCACCACGCAGGGGTCGTTCGGCACGCGCACCCTCACCTACCTCATCTACCAGCGCGTTCTGGAGAGCCAGAATGTGGGCCTCGGCAGCGCCGGCGGCATCTACGCCGTCATCCTCGCCAACATCGTCGCGATCTTCCTGATGCGGATCGTCGGCAAGAACCTCGACAAATAG
- a CDS encoding outer membrane beta-barrel protein — MKRQILLAAAATFIAGNALAADLVVVEPAPVFEAAPVILNWTGVYFGLQGGYGGDWFDQDNLDLGGFVGGGHVGYLHQFQNGFVLGAEGDVEYSGMDGSESANGRLFGVPIRARVGRDIDVLASARLKAGFAYGNFLAYATGGYAYAHTSADANIISGGAQIFRTSRDEGRHGYTIGGGAEALVTEKISVGLEYRWTDLQDTKLTFGPGVSDVKINNDFHAIRARLSYHF; from the coding sequence ATGAAGCGTCAGATTCTTTTGGCCGCAGCGGCCACGTTCATTGCAGGCAACGCACTCGCCGCAGATCTCGTGGTGGTCGAGCCTGCGCCCGTTTTCGAGGCAGCGCCGGTCATACTCAACTGGACCGGTGTCTACTTCGGTCTGCAGGGCGGCTACGGCGGGGACTGGTTCGACCAGGACAATCTCGACCTTGGCGGTTTCGTCGGCGGCGGCCACGTCGGCTATCTGCACCAGTTCCAGAACGGCTTTGTCCTCGGCGCCGAGGGCGACGTCGAGTATTCGGGCATGGATGGCTCCGAATCGGCCAACGGCCGGCTTTTCGGCGTTCCGATCAGGGCTCGTGTCGGCCGTGACATCGACGTGCTGGCATCCGCCCGCCTGAAGGCCGGTTTCGCGTACGGCAACTTTCTCGCCTATGCCACCGGCGGCTATGCCTACGCTCACACATCTGCCGACGCGAATATCATCTCTGGCGGCGCCCAGATTTTCCGCACCAGCAGGGACGAGGGTCGCCACGGCTACACCATCGGTGGCGGCGCGGAAGCGCTGGTGACCGAAAAAATCAGCGTCGGCCTGGAATATCGCTGGACCGACCTGCAAGACACCAAGCTCACGTTTGGTCCAGGTGTCAGCGACGTCAAGATCAACAACGACTTCCACGCGATCCGCGCGCGGCTCAGCTACCACTTCTAA
- a CDS encoding PAS domain S-box protein: protein MTASVENGEAERLAALRSYGILDSAPQPGFDRIVQMTARIFDLPTSLISLIDEDRQWFKASVGFDLDETSREHSLCSHTISQNGVLVVPDAAADPRFADNPYVHGKGGIRFYAGAPIVNPEGFKLGSLCIIAGKPRHDFSLRDQLILRDLATTIAEQIELHFAASRTKAAMDAEASGRDRAEADHVFGVLLKDVPLNVAMLDRSHAYVLASRRWCKTFGIEESGLKGRYMHDVHPHLPVEWREQHEACLSGGRFFVEEEELKLPGRAPHWFRRTVHPWYDRNGNLGGIIIVMVSLDAQVRARKELQESQHFIEAMLQNVSEGIIACDEHGALSIANRASAAILGIDPEKPRPLRSWHEGLTVYRAGEPTPIAAEDMALSRLMRGAEIDAEEYQIINHAGQHREVVVHGAAMREQNGDVIGAVVSLRDVTRERIIHRRWREADMLYKAIFNAATQYSCVLDVDLKVVEVNDRVIELLNCTREQLLGLPFWDKTFWGEPHAGRPLLMESLRMARAGQCVRYEVDYQMPDGSISPSDFSLTPVFDQTGAVTHIITEGRDISEQRDTQEALRRQTAELELMFNHVPIRIFYKDDKNRVLRLNKPAADSIGLSVFEAEGADTGWLFTEHADTYYRQDMEVINSGQPKLGIVEPVVPRNGVPGWVRTDKVPYTDPATGERFLFVASVDITAEQAAVEALRESEERYRVFYNQTPVMLESVDPDGRIISVSDYWLEKLGFSRAEVIGRPAQDFVQGGEHIRLPWETRAQVVKDLEIDLAASNGNVVTVLLSAVAQNDEDGNLVSWLTSLTDITDRKRIEAKLFQASKMESVGQLTGGLAHDFNNLLCIVLGNLQLIERRIGKEEHLAPLLNSAIQAVRSGSDLTQRLLGVSRGAPIETTEVDVPVLVAGLEELLQRALGSRFEVQVQLESDHAIARTDKAQLEAALLNLAINARDAMIGQGKLTVTVSAIQHIADEPELTPGPYIVLSVADTGVGIPADVLPKVLEPFFTTKARGKGSGLGLAMIYGLMRQLNGTVRIHSVVDEGTKVSLFLPAIEIPARSTTGSGTLQAPAIFDIRDYTIFVAEDLDEVRDVIVSILKESGCRTLTAANGPDAFKMLEDGAQADVLLTDISMPGAYNGVGLARRAKELRPHMPILFATGYAEDAVLEAARMFSDHPILQKPLQAEGLRDAIGRALGSAAARRRGFSTRAPASAGSPVTIDAT from the coding sequence ATGACTGCTTCAGTTGAGAATGGTGAAGCCGAACGCCTTGCCGCACTCCGAAGCTACGGCATTCTCGACAGCGCGCCCCAGCCAGGTTTCGACCGCATCGTCCAGATGACGGCACGCATCTTCGATCTGCCAACTTCACTGATTTCATTGATTGACGAAGATCGGCAGTGGTTCAAGGCATCCGTGGGTTTCGATCTTGACGAAACCTCCCGCGAGCACTCCCTCTGCTCTCACACGATCAGTCAGAACGGTGTGCTGGTGGTGCCGGACGCCGCAGCGGATCCCCGCTTTGCAGACAACCCCTATGTCCACGGAAAAGGCGGGATTCGCTTTTATGCAGGCGCACCCATCGTCAATCCCGAGGGATTCAAACTGGGTAGCCTCTGCATCATCGCCGGCAAGCCGAGGCACGATTTCTCCCTCCGCGATCAGCTGATCCTGCGAGATCTGGCAACCACCATCGCCGAGCAGATCGAGCTGCATTTTGCCGCCAGCCGGACCAAGGCAGCCATGGACGCGGAGGCTTCCGGTCGGGATCGCGCGGAGGCCGACCACGTTTTCGGCGTCCTCCTGAAGGACGTGCCGCTGAATGTTGCCATGCTCGACCGCTCGCACGCCTACGTGCTGGCCAGTCGCCGCTGGTGCAAGACGTTCGGCATCGAGGAAAGCGGCCTCAAAGGCCGCTACATGCACGACGTTCACCCCCATCTGCCGGTCGAGTGGCGCGAACAGCACGAGGCCTGCCTGAGCGGAGGCCGCTTCTTCGTTGAAGAGGAAGAACTCAAGCTGCCAGGCCGCGCGCCACACTGGTTCCGCCGGACGGTACACCCCTGGTACGACCGGAACGGCAACCTCGGCGGAATCATCATCGTGATGGTGAGCCTGGACGCACAGGTGCGCGCGCGCAAAGAGCTGCAGGAGAGCCAGCACTTCATCGAGGCGATGCTGCAGAACGTGTCCGAGGGGATCATCGCCTGTGACGAGCACGGGGCCCTCTCCATCGCCAACCGTGCGAGTGCCGCCATCCTGGGGATCGACCCCGAAAAACCGCGCCCGCTGAGGAGCTGGCACGAAGGGTTGACGGTGTACCGCGCCGGGGAACCCACGCCGATTGCCGCGGAGGATATGGCGCTATCTCGCCTGATGCGCGGCGCCGAGATCGACGCTGAAGAATACCAGATCATCAACCACGCCGGCCAGCACAGGGAGGTGGTCGTTCACGGCGCAGCGATGCGCGAGCAAAATGGCGATGTCATTGGCGCGGTGGTTTCCCTGCGCGATGTCACCCGCGAGCGAATCATCCACCGGCGCTGGCGCGAAGCCGACATGCTCTACAAGGCGATCTTCAACGCGGCCACGCAATATTCCTGCGTTCTCGACGTCGATCTCAAGGTGGTGGAAGTCAACGACCGGGTCATCGAGCTCCTGAATTGTACGCGCGAGCAGCTGTTGGGGCTCCCCTTCTGGGACAAGACATTCTGGGGCGAACCGCACGCCGGACGGCCTCTTCTCATGGAGTCGCTCCGGATGGCAAGGGCCGGGCAGTGCGTGCGCTACGAGGTCGACTATCAAATGCCGGACGGGTCAATCTCGCCCTCCGATTTCTCGCTGACCCCGGTGTTCGACCAGACTGGCGCGGTGACTCACATCATCACCGAAGGTCGCGACATTTCCGAGCAACGCGACACGCAAGAGGCCCTGCGGCGCCAGACCGCCGAACTGGAGTTGATGTTCAACCATGTGCCGATCCGCATCTTTTACAAGGACGACAAGAACCGGGTCCTGCGGCTTAACAAGCCGGCTGCCGACTCCATCGGGCTGAGCGTCTTCGAGGCGGAGGGCGCCGACACTGGCTGGCTGTTCACCGAGCATGCCGACACATATTATCGGCAGGACATGGAGGTCATCAATTCCGGCCAGCCGAAATTGGGCATCGTGGAACCGGTCGTGCCCCGCAATGGCGTTCCCGGATGGGTCCGGACCGACAAGGTGCCTTACACCGACCCGGCAACCGGCGAGCGCTTCCTGTTTGTCGCCTCGGTGGACATCACTGCGGAGCAGGCCGCCGTGGAGGCGCTGCGCGAGAGCGAGGAGCGCTACCGCGTCTTTTATAACCAGACGCCGGTGATGCTGGAGTCCGTTGATCCGGATGGTCGGATCATCAGCGTGAGCGACTATTGGCTGGAGAAGCTCGGCTTCTCGCGCGCGGAAGTGATCGGACGACCGGCGCAGGACTTCGTTCAGGGCGGGGAACACATCCGCTTGCCCTGGGAGACGCGCGCGCAGGTCGTGAAGGATCTCGAGATCGACCTTGCTGCCAGCAACGGAAATGTCGTTACGGTGCTTCTGTCTGCGGTCGCGCAGAATGACGAGGACGGGAACCTTGTCAGCTGGCTCACCAGCCTGACCGATATCACCGACCGCAAGAGGATCGAGGCGAAGCTGTTCCAGGCCAGCAAGATGGAGAGCGTGGGCCAGCTCACCGGCGGCCTTGCGCACGATTTCAACAACCTCTTGTGCATCGTTCTCGGCAATCTGCAGCTGATCGAACGGCGGATCGGCAAGGAAGAACACCTGGCGCCCCTGCTCAACTCCGCCATTCAGGCGGTGCGCAGCGGCTCTGATCTGACGCAGCGCCTCCTCGGCGTCTCGCGCGGTGCTCCCATCGAGACGACCGAAGTGGATGTGCCCGTGCTCGTCGCGGGCCTGGAGGAGCTTCTCCAGCGGGCGCTTGGCAGCCGGTTCGAGGTGCAGGTGCAGCTTGAGTCGGACCACGCCATCGCCCGCACCGACAAGGCGCAGCTGGAGGCCGCGCTCCTCAACCTTGCCATCAATGCGCGCGACGCGATGATCGGCCAGGGCAAGCTGACGGTAACGGTATCCGCCATCCAGCACATCGCCGACGAACCTGAGCTGACACCCGGGCCCTACATCGTGCTCAGCGTCGCCGACACCGGGGTCGGCATCCCGGCGGACGTGTTGCCAAAGGTGCTGGAGCCATTTTTCACCACCAAGGCGCGCGGCAAGGGCAGCGGCCTTGGGCTTGCGATGATCTATGGCCTGATGCGGCAGCTGAACGGCACCGTGCGCATCCACAGCGTGGTCGACGAAGGCACGAAAGTGTCCCTGTTCCTGCCGGCAATCGAGATTCCTGCGCGGTCAACAACCGGTTCCGGCACACTGCAGGCGCCGGCAATCTTCGACATTCGCGACTACACAATTTTCGTCGCCGAGGATCTGGACGAGGTGCGTGACGTCATCGTCTCCATTCTCAAAGAAAGTGGCTGCCGGACATTGACGGCCGCCAACGGTCCCGATGCCTTCAAGATGCTGGAAGACGGCGCACAGGCTGATGTGCTCCTGACCGACATCAGCATGCCCGGTGCGTATAACGGCGTCGGCCTTGCGCGGCGTGCGAAAGAATTGAGGCCGCACATGCCGATCCTGTTTGCCACCGGATATGCGGAAGATGCCGTGCTGGAAGCGGCAAGGATGTTTTCCGACCACCCCATCTTGCAAAAGCCCCTGCAGGCCGAGGGGCTGCGTGATGCCATCGGCCGCGCGCTCGGCTCAGCGGCCGCCCGGCGCCGGGGCTTCTCCACCCGGGCGCCTGCCAGCGCCGGCAGCCCGGTGACGATCGACGCCACCTAG